A single genomic interval of Solimonas sp. K1W22B-7 harbors:
- the ppk1 gene encoding polyphosphate kinase 1, translating to MKNPPTLELNPSELFLNRELSLLEFNRRVLAQALDETVPLLERLKFLCISSSNLDEFFEIRVAGLQQLAEINPNQRGADGQTPAESLVAIGTRAHALVQEQYRVFNEVLIPALEKEKIRFVRRSEWTPEQDAWLRNYFQNELAPVLSPIGLDPAHPFPRILNKSLNFIVSLSGKDAFGRNTAYAIVQAPRALPRLIQLPKGVEGSGPHDFVFLSSVIHAYIDELFPGMEASGCFQFRVTRNSDLALDEAEAEDLLEELEDILAQRQWGDTVRLEVAHNCPERMISYLAEEMQLQPVDIYSCHGPVNLMRLMQVPDLVDRPELKYPAFVARTPKAITGDLFAAIRSKDQLLHHPYESFTPVVEFLRQAARDPNVLAIKQTLYRTGPKSAIVEALIEAARNGKEVTAVVELRARFDEEANIDLAEQLQDVGAHVVYGVVGYKTHAKMCLIVRREEAGLKHYAHLGTGNYHPRTARMYTDYGLFTADKQICQDVHAVFLQLTSLGKVTKLHKLLQSPFTMAKGFHTRIEREIDNAGKGKPARVILKMNSLVEPEIIQALYRASQAGVQIDCIVRGMCSLRPGVKGLSDNITVRSIVGRFLEHHRVFSFLNDGAAEVWLSSADWMERNLFRRVEVAFPVEDKKIRARILEELSGYLADTAQSWILQPDGNYVRPEKIEGKAIQLKILEETP from the coding sequence ATGAAGAACCCCCCGACGCTCGAGCTGAACCCCTCCGAGCTGTTCCTGAACCGCGAGCTGTCGCTGCTCGAATTCAACCGCCGGGTGCTGGCCCAGGCCCTGGACGAGACGGTGCCGCTGCTGGAACGCCTCAAGTTCCTGTGCATCTCCAGTTCCAACCTCGACGAGTTCTTCGAGATCCGCGTTGCCGGCCTGCAGCAGCTGGCCGAGATCAACCCCAACCAGCGCGGCGCCGACGGCCAGACCCCGGCGGAGAGCCTGGTGGCGATCGGCACCCGTGCCCACGCCCTGGTGCAGGAGCAGTACCGGGTGTTCAACGAGGTGCTGATCCCGGCGCTGGAGAAGGAGAAGATCCGCTTCGTGCGCCGCAGCGAGTGGACGCCCGAGCAGGACGCCTGGCTGCGCAACTACTTCCAGAATGAGCTGGCGCCGGTGCTCTCGCCGATCGGGCTGGACCCGGCGCACCCGTTCCCGCGCATCCTCAACAAGTCGCTGAACTTCATCGTGTCGCTGTCGGGCAAGGACGCTTTCGGCCGCAATACCGCCTATGCCATCGTGCAGGCGCCGCGCGCCCTGCCGCGCCTGATCCAGCTGCCCAAGGGCGTGGAGGGCAGCGGCCCGCATGACTTCGTGTTCCTGTCCTCGGTGATCCACGCCTACATCGACGAGCTGTTTCCGGGCATGGAGGCCAGCGGCTGCTTCCAGTTCCGCGTGACGCGCAACTCCGACCTGGCGCTGGACGAAGCCGAGGCCGAGGACCTGCTGGAGGAGCTGGAAGACATCCTGGCGCAGCGCCAGTGGGGCGACACGGTACGCCTGGAAGTGGCGCACAACTGCCCCGAGCGGATGATCAGCTACCTGGCCGAGGAAATGCAGCTGCAGCCGGTGGACATCTACTCCTGTCACGGCCCGGTCAACCTGATGCGCCTGATGCAGGTGCCGGACCTGGTCGATCGCCCGGAGCTGAAGTACCCGGCCTTCGTCGCGCGCACCCCGAAAGCCATCACCGGCGACCTGTTCGCCGCGATCCGCTCCAAGGACCAGCTGCTGCATCACCCCTACGAGTCCTTCACGCCGGTGGTGGAGTTCCTGCGCCAGGCGGCGCGCGACCCCAATGTGCTGGCGATCAAGCAGACCCTGTACCGCACCGGCCCCAAGTCGGCGATCGTGGAGGCCCTGATCGAGGCCGCCCGCAACGGCAAGGAAGTGACCGCCGTGGTGGAACTGCGCGCGCGCTTCGACGAGGAGGCCAACATCGACCTCGCCGAGCAGCTGCAGGACGTCGGCGCCCACGTGGTCTACGGCGTGGTGGGCTACAAGACGCACGCCAAGATGTGCCTGATCGTGCGCCGCGAAGAGGCGGGCCTCAAGCACTACGCGCACCTGGGCACCGGCAACTACCATCCGCGTACCGCGCGCATGTACACCGACTACGGCCTGTTCACCGCCGACAAGCAGATCTGCCAGGACGTGCACGCCGTGTTCCTGCAGCTGACCAGCCTGGGCAAGGTGACCAAGCTGCACAAGCTGCTGCAGTCGCCGTTCACGATGGCCAAGGGTTTCCACACCCGCATCGAGCGCGAGATCGACAATGCCGGGAAGGGCAAGCCGGCGCGCGTCATCCTCAAGATGAACTCGCTGGTGGAACCGGAGATCATCCAGGCCCTGTACCGCGCCTCGCAGGCCGGCGTGCAGATCGACTGCATCGTGCGCGGCATGTGCTCGCTGCGGCCCGGCGTGAAGGGCCTGTCGGACAACATCACGGTACGCTCGATCGTCGGCCGCTTCCTGGAACACCACCGCGTGTTCAGCTTCCTCAACGACGGCGCCGCCGAGGTCTGGCTGTCCAGCGCCGACTGGATGGAACGCAACCTGTTCCGCCGCGTGGAAGTGGCCTTCCCGGTGGAAGACAAGAAGATCCGCGCGCGCATCCTGGAAGAACTCAGCGGCTACCTCGCCGACACCGCGCAGTCCTGGATCCTGCAGCCGGACGGCAACTACGTGCGGCCGGAGAAGATCGAGGGCAAGGCGATCCAGCTGAAGATCCTTGAGGAAACGCCGTAG